From the Acidobacteriota bacterium genome, one window contains:
- the lon gene encoding endopeptidase La yields the protein MDQDNPDIQDIPVDLEERPADGQIQIPEVLPVLPLRDIVVFPFMIVPLYVSRPNSVAAVDYALSKNRMILLVAQKNAQDEDPGADDIYRMGTVGIIMRMLKLPDGRLRILVQGVMRAKIESMDFSGPFIAASVQALREPEAQATTIKAEALVRNIKSAMEQANQLGKNIAAEIMVIISNLDDPGRLADIVAANLDLKVKVAQDVLSQIHTVRRLQRVHELLKREIELLEVQQQINSQAKDEIDKSQKEYFLRQQLKAIQDELNEGNEFAQEIKQYREKAAAAKMPVDAFEEVDRQISRLEKMHPESAEAATMRTWLDWVVNLPWSKHTRDNLNLAKAQKILDQDHYDLEKIKERIVEHLAVRKISESNRGPILCFVGPPGVGKTSLGRSIARALGRQFVRLSLGGVHDEAEIRGHRRTYVGAMPGRIIQGIHQAGTNNPVFMMDEVDKIGADFRGDPSSALLEVLDPEQNFSFRDNYLGVAFDLSNVLFITTANILDTVQPAFLDRMEVIHLSGYSEQEKLHIARRFLIPKQLKEHGLNKTDLAFTDGALLAIINGYTREAGLRNLEREIARICRKVARRVAEGKRKEVRITPRMLATYLGPERIPREKLLKENRTGIVTGLAWTPTGGDVLFVEAISMKGKGTLMLTGMLGEVMQESAKAAHSFARAYASQFGIADSFFEERDIHIHVPEGAIPKDGPSAGVAMATALVSVCTGNPVRRDLAMTGEITLRGDVLPIGGVKEKILAARRADIFKVILPAPNRKDVEDLPEFARAGMKFIYVDGVRDVLKHALQNATKQAAPKTKPGGKHP from the coding sequence ATGGACCAGGACAATCCGGACATCCAGGACATCCCAGTCGACCTCGAGGAACGGCCGGCGGACGGCCAGATCCAGATCCCCGAGGTGCTGCCGGTGCTGCCGCTCCGGGACATCGTGGTGTTCCCTTTCATGATCGTCCCGCTGTATGTCAGCCGGCCCAACTCCGTCGCGGCGGTGGACTACGCCCTGTCCAAGAACCGAATGATTCTGCTCGTGGCCCAGAAGAACGCCCAAGACGAGGATCCCGGCGCCGACGACATCTACCGGATGGGGACCGTGGGCATCATCATGCGGATGCTCAAGCTCCCCGACGGCCGGCTGCGCATCCTCGTCCAGGGGGTCATGCGGGCCAAGATCGAGAGCATGGACTTCAGCGGGCCGTTCATCGCCGCATCGGTCCAGGCCTTGCGGGAGCCCGAGGCGCAGGCCACCACCATCAAGGCCGAGGCGCTGGTGCGCAATATCAAGAGTGCCATGGAGCAGGCCAACCAGCTCGGCAAGAACATCGCCGCCGAGATCATGGTGATCATCTCCAACCTGGATGACCCGGGCCGGCTGGCCGACATCGTCGCCGCCAATCTGGACCTGAAGGTGAAGGTCGCCCAGGACGTGCTGTCGCAGATCCACACGGTGCGGCGGCTGCAGCGGGTGCACGAGCTGCTCAAGCGGGAGATCGAACTGCTGGAGGTTCAGCAGCAGATCAACTCCCAGGCCAAGGACGAGATCGACAAATCCCAGAAGGAGTACTTCCTTCGTCAGCAGCTTAAGGCGATCCAGGACGAGCTGAACGAGGGGAACGAATTCGCCCAGGAGATCAAGCAGTACCGCGAGAAGGCCGCCGCGGCCAAGATGCCCGTCGACGCCTTCGAGGAGGTGGATCGCCAGATCAGCCGGCTCGAGAAGATGCACCCCGAGTCCGCTGAGGCCGCCACCATGCGCACCTGGCTCGACTGGGTGGTCAACCTGCCGTGGAGCAAGCACACCCGCGACAACCTGAACCTGGCCAAGGCGCAGAAGATCCTGGACCAGGACCACTACGACCTGGAGAAGATCAAGGAGCGCATCGTCGAGCACCTGGCCGTGCGGAAGATCTCCGAGAGCAACCGCGGCCCGATCCTGTGCTTCGTCGGGCCGCCGGGCGTGGGCAAGACGTCGCTGGGACGCTCCATCGCCCGGGCGCTGGGCCGGCAGTTCGTCCGGCTGTCGCTGGGCGGCGTCCATGACGAAGCCGAGATCCGCGGACACCGGCGCACCTACGTCGGCGCCATGCCGGGCCGGATCATCCAAGGGATCCACCAGGCTGGCACCAACAACCCGGTGTTCATGATGGACGAGGTGGATAAGATCGGCGCCGACTTCCGCGGCGACCCGTCGTCGGCGCTTCTCGAAGTGCTGGACCCCGAGCAGAACTTCTCGTTTCGTGACAATTATCTAGGGGTCGCGTTCGACCTGTCCAACGTGCTTTTCATCACCACCGCCAACATCCTGGACACGGTCCAGCCCGCCTTCCTCGACCGGATGGAGGTTATCCATCTCAGCGGGTACTCCGAGCAGGAAAAACTCCATATCGCCCGCCGCTTCCTCATCCCGAAACAGCTCAAGGAGCACGGGCTGAACAAGACGGATCTGGCGTTCACCGACGGCGCCTTGCTCGCCATCATCAACGGTTACACCCGCGAGGCGGGCCTGCGCAACCTGGAACGGGAGATCGCCCGGATCTGCCGCAAGGTGGCCCGGCGGGTGGCCGAGGGAAAACGGAAGGAGGTGCGCATCACGCCGCGGATGCTGGCGACCTACCTCGGACCGGAGCGGATCCCGCGCGAAAAGCTTCTCAAGGAGAACCGCACGGGCATCGTCACCGGTCTGGCCTGGACGCCCACCGGCGGCGATGTCCTGTTCGTGGAGGCCATCTCCATGAAGGGGAAGGGCACCCTGATGCTCACCGGCATGCTGGGCGAGGTGATGCAGGAGTCGGCCAAGGCCGCCCACAGCTTCGCCCGCGCCTACGCCAGCCAGTTCGGCATCGCCGATTCCTTTTTCGAGGAGCGGGACATTCACATTCACGTGCCCGAAGGGGCCATCCCCAAGGACGGGCCGTCTGCCGGCGTGGCCATGGCCACCGCCCTGGTGTCGGTCTGCACCGGCAACCCGGTGCGCCGCGACCTGGCCATGACCGGCGAGATCACCCTCCGGGGCGACGTGCTCCCCATCGGCGGCGTCAAGGAAAAAATCCTGGCCGCGCGGCGGGCGGACATCTTCAAGGTGATCCTCCCCGCCCCCAACCGCAAAGACGTGGAAGACCTGCCGGAGTTCGCCCGCGCCGGGATGAAGTTCATCTACGTCGACGGGGTGCGCGACGTCCTCAAGCACGCCCTGCAGAACGCAACGAAGCAAGCCGCGCCCAAAACCAAGCCCGGCGGGAAGCACCCGTGA
- the thiL gene encoding thiamine-phosphate kinase: MKRLSEEELIHWIAAGGEDAPAFLRRGIGDDCAVCRPAPGTELVVTTDLLVENRHFRLTTSPLADLGWKVGAANLSDIAAMGARPVAFFLAAAFPPDRQAEFKAIMGGLRAILQWAAAPLAGGDLSAADRFLFCATVIGEAPAGGALLRSGARPGDIVYITGEPGYSAAGLRLLEAGWRVGARGGVRDAAGAPVPPQAPARRCLTRHLRPEPRLAAGLFLRESGAVTACIDTSDGIAKDLRQIAVMSGVGTEIDAVFVRACADGALVTVADALGGGEDYELLFTVDPSREATFLNAYTRAAGLPPLRRVGRIVADHPGELRLLTPAGPQPLPVSGFDHFRPPRSHEPRA, from the coding sequence GTGAAGCGGCTCTCTGAGGAGGAGCTCATTCACTGGATCGCCGCCGGCGGCGAAGACGCCCCGGCCTTCCTGCGCCGCGGCATCGGCGACGACTGCGCCGTCTGCCGCCCGGCGCCCGGCACCGAGCTGGTGGTCACCACCGATCTGCTGGTGGAGAACCGGCACTTCCGCCTGACCACCTCCCCCCTGGCCGACCTCGGCTGGAAGGTGGGCGCCGCCAACCTCAGCGATATCGCCGCCATGGGCGCCCGGCCGGTCGCCTTCTTCCTGGCGGCAGCCTTCCCTCCGGATCGTCAGGCGGAATTCAAGGCCATCATGGGCGGCCTGCGGGCGATCCTCCAGTGGGCGGCGGCGCCGCTCGCGGGGGGCGACCTGTCGGCGGCCGACCGCTTCCTGTTTTGCGCCACGGTGATCGGCGAGGCGCCCGCCGGCGGCGCTCTGCTTCGCTCCGGCGCCCGGCCCGGTGACATCGTCTACATCACCGGCGAGCCGGGTTACTCGGCCGCCGGGCTGCGGCTACTGGAGGCAGGCTGGCGGGTGGGCGCGCGTGGCGGCGTCCGCGACGCCGCCGGTGCGCCGGTGCCGCCCCAGGCACCGGCGCGCCGATGCCTGACCAGACACCTCCGGCCGGAGCCGCGCCTGGCCGCGGGCCTGTTCCTGCGCGAGTCCGGCGCCGTCACCGCCTGCATCGACACCAGCGACGGCATCGCCAAGGACCTCCGCCAGATCGCCGTGATGAGCGGCGTGGGTACCGAAATCGATGCGGTGTTCGTCCGTGCCTGCGCCGACGGGGCGCTCGTCACCGTAGCGGACGCGCTGGGCGGCGGCGAAGATTACGAGCTGCTCTTCACCGTGGATCCGTCCCGCGAGGCGACCTTCCTCAACGCCTACACCCGGGCGGCTGGTCTGCCGCCGCTGCGCCGCGTGGGCCGCATCGTCGCCGACCATCCGGGCGAACTGCGCTTGCTCACTCCCGCCGGCCCCCAGCCCCTCCCCGTCTCCGGCTTCGACCACTTCCGCCCGCCACGATCACACGAACCCCGCGCCTAA